In Sphingopyxis sp. 113P3, one DNA window encodes the following:
- a CDS encoding EpsG family protein, with the protein MNFAHRRLGFFAVAILFIVVSIFVGNRDLSVGTDTMAYSYNFSSMYSRFVLKEYDVGFYYLSELIHFFTDDYRIYFSILFLIFNISIFLFSKKVIPSVDVATLFMLSGFLFISSWYENATLNTIRHGLSLPFSYLSLILFHEKNFLKSAICGAVATALHFSALMIFPFFVLMMIPFRFVFILFVLMSVAYVTGISNFIFKFISGVLSLSYYDDIQEYAPEVGGFFGFYVGFFLYSTFWGIFYFCLQRFIRREYIEDFRVSLKIYYVLIMPFFAFAHGSLPSRFAFIAWLYLPILHCSFVRCSKLKDYDIYYISFIVFTIGVFNYLAVILNFAR; encoded by the coding sequence ATGAACTTTGCCCATCGCCGGCTAGGATTCTTCGCGGTAGCGATATTATTCATCGTCGTATCTATATTCGTAGGAAATAGAGATTTGTCCGTGGGAACGGACACGATGGCTTATAGCTACAACTTTTCTTCCATGTATTCAAGATTCGTCTTGAAGGAATACGATGTAGGGTTTTACTATCTTTCGGAGCTTATTCATTTTTTTACAGATGATTACAGAATATATTTCTCTATACTATTTTTGATATTTAATATATCTATATTTTTATTTTCAAAGAAGGTCATACCATCTGTAGATGTGGCAACATTGTTCATGTTGTCTGGATTTCTATTTATTTCAAGCTGGTATGAAAATGCCACCCTGAACACGATCAGGCATGGCTTGTCTTTGCCATTTTCATATTTATCTTTAATTCTCTTCCATGAAAAGAATTTCTTAAAGTCGGCTATTTGTGGAGCGGTCGCAACTGCGCTTCATTTTTCTGCTCTTATGATATTTCCGTTTTTTGTGCTGATGATGATACCATTTCGGTTCGTATTTATATTGTTTGTGCTGATGTCAGTCGCCTACGTAACGGGAATATCTAACTTTATATTCAAGTTCATTTCAGGAGTCTTATCTTTATCATATTATGATGATATCCAGGAGTACGCGCCAGAAGTTGGTGGTTTTTTTGGCTTCTATGTCGGATTCTTTCTTTACAGCACATTTTGGGGTATATTCTACTTCTGCCTGCAGCGTTTCATACGTAGGGAGTATATTGAAGATTTCAGGGTATCTCTGAAGATTTACTACGTCCTGATTATGCCATTTTTTGCCTTTGCTCACGGCTCTTTGCCGAGCCGCTTTGCCTTTATTGCATGGCTATATCTTCCTATACTGCACTGTTCTTTCGTTCGGTGCAGTAAGCTCAAGGATTACGACATATATTATATTTCTTTTATAGTATTTACTATTGGAGTTTTTAATTACCTCGCGGTCATTCTAAATTTTGCAAGGTAG
- a CDS encoding acyltransferase family protein, with protein sequence MAAEYRKDIDGLRAIAVGLVIGYHFFPNHVRAGFVGVDIFFVISGYLISSIIMDKLEDGSWRYGSFYTRRINRIFPALIVILSLNLALAWYALVPNEFSTLGKHVAASAGFVENFVLWGEAGYFDGAAESKPLLHLWSLAIEEQFYILWPVILALTLRARFLWICAALIAGSLVYSCYAAFYSSTAAYYSPLSRFFELAIGGVLAFVHQRCSLKIDRLKANILAISGVAAMLAALLLIDASSPFPGYYALLPTLGTAALIAAGPGSSINQLLLSPRPMVWIGLISYPLYLWHWTTLVWAKILTFSNSISAGHRLGLIAISCALAWLTFLWAERPVRKHNTPKTALGLAFVMASIAAIGLLFWSGRISNRLAMPELEKVVEAVDDWDYPSKDMAVETRFSDYYFYRKAGLPGHSVLFVGDSNAEQYAPRASRLIAGDPRVPGVIFATKGACPFASPKLAREKRDCVNKLSEIQRLAQSREVQSVVIAQQWTAMEVMLDDPSAAQSFEAWLASIPASKKKFVILNIPSGEGFGPSDLLSGSRLGQLRYRPAEFRDATRQRRRLSDLNALLRAIAARQGAIVIDPFYTLCRKDVCRVTYGDGRPAYKDREHLAASFVSDHATFIDPIFQPDEN encoded by the coding sequence GTGGCCGCGGAATATAGAAAAGATATAGATGGGCTGCGTGCGATTGCTGTTGGGCTCGTTATTGGGTACCATTTCTTTCCTAATCATGTCAGGGCCGGATTTGTCGGGGTAGACATTTTCTTTGTTATATCCGGCTATCTCATTTCCTCCATTATTATGGATAAATTGGAGGATGGGAGTTGGCGGTACGGTAGTTTCTACACTCGGCGTATCAACCGGATATTCCCCGCCCTGATCGTCATTCTGTCCCTGAATTTGGCACTCGCCTGGTATGCATTGGTACCGAACGAGTTTTCCACTTTGGGGAAGCACGTCGCAGCTAGCGCGGGCTTTGTAGAAAATTTCGTCCTGTGGGGCGAGGCTGGCTATTTTGATGGTGCTGCGGAGTCGAAACCGCTGCTTCACCTTTGGAGCCTGGCCATTGAGGAGCAATTTTATATCTTATGGCCGGTCATCCTAGCGCTCACCCTGCGAGCCCGCTTTTTATGGATCTGCGCCGCCCTGATCGCTGGGTCCCTAGTTTATAGCTGCTATGCCGCGTTTTATTCGTCGACAGCGGCCTACTATTCCCCGCTCTCTCGATTTTTTGAGTTGGCAATCGGCGGCGTGCTCGCCTTCGTGCATCAAAGGTGCAGCCTCAAAATTGATCGATTGAAGGCGAATATCCTGGCCATATCAGGCGTGGCTGCGATGCTGGCGGCGCTGCTTCTAATCGACGCATCAAGCCCGTTCCCCGGCTATTATGCTCTCCTCCCGACCCTTGGCACGGCGGCGCTCATAGCGGCCGGACCAGGTTCGTCCATCAATCAGCTCCTTCTTTCTCCACGGCCGATGGTTTGGATCGGGCTAATCAGCTATCCTCTTTATCTGTGGCACTGGACAACGTTGGTTTGGGCGAAAATACTCACGTTCAGCAATTCCATATCAGCTGGGCACCGGCTCGGTCTGATCGCAATCTCTTGCGCGTTGGCTTGGCTGACTTTCCTCTGGGCGGAGCGTCCGGTAAGAAAGCATAACACACCAAAGACAGCCCTCGGCCTTGCGTTCGTAATGGCCTCAATCGCCGCGATTGGCTTGCTGTTCTGGTCGGGACGAATTTCAAATCGCTTGGCGATGCCCGAGCTGGAAAAGGTCGTGGAGGCGGTTGATGACTGGGATTACCCTTCGAAAGATATGGCCGTAGAGACGCGCTTTTCTGATTATTATTTCTATCGCAAGGCTGGGCTGCCCGGACATTCCGTGCTGTTTGTCGGAGATTCAAATGCCGAGCAATACGCGCCACGGGCCAGCCGGCTTATTGCAGGGGATCCGCGCGTTCCCGGCGTGATTTTTGCTACCAAGGGCGCTTGTCCCTTTGCCTCGCCCAAACTCGCACGCGAGAAGCGAGACTGTGTGAATAAGCTGAGCGAAATTCAGCGCCTAGCTCAATCCCGTGAGGTGCAATCCGTTGTCATTGCTCAACAGTGGACTGCAATGGAAGTCATGCTTGATGACCCCTCTGCTGCGCAATCGTTCGAAGCATGGCTCGCCTCCATTCCGGCCAGCAAGAAGAAGTTTGTAATACTAAATATTCCCAGCGGCGAAGGCTTCGGGCCGAGCGATTTGTTGAGTGGGTCACGCCTTGGTCAATTGCGATATCGACCTGCAGAATTTCGCGATGCGACGAGGCAGCGTCGCCGACTATCGGACTTGAACGCATTGTTGCGTGCTATCGCTGCGCGGCAGGGCGCCATCGTTATTGACCCGTTCTATACTCTATGTCGGAAGGACGTTTGCCGCGTTACTTATGGAGACGGTCGGCCTGCCTATAAGGATCGCGAGCACTTGGCGGCCAGCTTCGTAAGCGATCACGCTACGTTTATCGACCCGATTTTCCAGCCGGACGAAAATTGA
- a CDS encoding transposase has translation MDVLFESEGRTVEILGRERRRRWSEAEKLEILAAVEARGETLARVARRYDVSRSQIYTWRHQFRKSGLRWCRFSGQGVKLFPT, from the coding sequence ATGGACGTCCTGTTCGAGAGCGAGGGACGGACGGTGGAGATTCTGGGCCGGGAACGGCGGCGGCGATGGAGTGAAGCGGAGAAGCTGGAGATTCTGGCGGCGGTGGAAGCGCGCGGCGAGACGCTCGCGCGCGTTGCCCGGCGCTACGATGTGTCGCGGAGCCAGATTTATACCTGGCGCCATCAGTTCAGGAAGAGCGGGCTGAGGTGGTGCCGGTTTTCCGGACAGGGTGTTAAGCTATTCCCGACCTGA
- a CDS encoding IS110 family transposase, whose translation MTIGKEQSERQQTLYAAIELSKKSWVLSVAHPDRTKPSIYRLAGGDFEALVARLRAAAGAVVRIVVCYEAGYDGFWLARRLGGAGIECRVLDPASLQVNRRARRVKTDRIDALMLLRAVIAIDRGDHHVCAVVRVPTIEEEDARRSHRERQRLVRERTGHINRIKGLLFGQGIRGIEPKLRLTRIDFAALVTAEGHSLPDRLRRELEREYARLAVVEDQIRSVEKERDLADAQDPSVEKKRQMLMLIPGIGGTTAAVMAREIFARSFNSRSHLGSYLGLTPSAFDSGSSTRCQGISKAGNSWARRILIEIAWIWQSRHPESPLSRWYKARTKAQSPRIRRIMLVAMARKLAITLWRYVETGTVPEGVELDAKAFA comes from the coding sequence ATGACAATTGGGAAGGAACAAAGCGAACGGCAGCAAACACTCTACGCGGCGATTGAGCTCAGCAAGAAGAGCTGGGTCCTATCTGTCGCGCACCCAGATCGCACGAAGCCGAGCATTTATCGCTTGGCGGGCGGCGACTTTGAAGCCTTGGTCGCGCGATTGCGCGCAGCGGCCGGCGCTGTAGTCAGGATCGTGGTCTGCTATGAGGCAGGGTACGATGGCTTTTGGCTCGCGCGGCGGTTGGGCGGCGCGGGTATTGAATGTCGAGTGCTGGATCCAGCGAGCCTTCAGGTGAACCGCCGAGCCCGGCGCGTGAAGACGGATCGGATCGACGCGTTGATGCTGCTCAGGGCAGTGATTGCGATTGACCGAGGAGACCATCACGTTTGTGCGGTCGTACGAGTACCAACCATAGAGGAAGAAGATGCTCGCCGCTCTCACCGCGAACGTCAGCGCCTGGTGCGCGAACGAACGGGCCATATCAATCGAATCAAAGGACTGCTTTTCGGCCAAGGAATACGGGGCATCGAACCGAAGCTTCGCCTCACCCGCATCGACTTCGCGGCTCTTGTTACCGCCGAAGGCCATTCTTTGCCCGATCGCCTGCGGCGGGAACTGGAGCGTGAGTACGCCCGCCTCGCCGTCGTTGAAGATCAAATCCGATCCGTCGAGAAAGAGCGAGATTTGGCGGACGCGCAAGACCCGAGCGTCGAAAAGAAGCGCCAGATGCTGATGTTGATACCAGGGATTGGCGGCACGACAGCCGCGGTCATGGCGCGGGAAATTTTTGCTAGGTCGTTCAATAGCCGATCACATCTGGGATCATATCTCGGGTTGACGCCAAGTGCGTTCGACAGTGGCTCATCGACGCGATGCCAAGGTATTTCCAAAGCCGGCAACAGCTGGGCGAGGCGCATCCTTATCGAGATCGCATGGATTTGGCAGAGCCGACATCCGGAAAGTCCGCTGTCAAGGTGGTATAAAGCGCGAACGAAGGCGCAGTCGCCAAGAATCCGGCGCATTATGCTGGTGGCCATGGCACGAAAGTTGGCCATCACCCTCTGGCGATACGTGGAGACTGGCACCGTGCCGGAGGGCGTCGAACTGGACGCCAAAGCCTTCGCCTGA
- a CDS encoding alkaline phosphatase family protein, which yields MATQPKFFQLELNEINFDFIRRYCERGKLPTLNKLISSHGITETVSESRYEHLEPWIQWVTAHTGLPFEEHGVFRLGDIVNRDLNQVWEWLEGEGLRVAAVSPMNASNKTREAAFFIPDPWTETEVTGSWLLERVASAAGEAVNENAGAKLGAGTVFSLILAVARYCGPRVQARLASYALNALRGRKWALALVLDELLTAITLSETKATRPDYVTLFLNGGAHIQHHYMFNAEVYEGPHRNPDWLLSPQDDPLLAVYSQYDRFVAQILKALPDYRLVIATGLHQNPYPEECYYWRLADHGKFLSRIGCENFTVQPRMSRDFLVEAGSADNAVVIQRRLEMAVGDDGLRLFDVDNRGDSLFVMLTYPKDIPIGFGFAVGNEHFPDLRRMVNFVAIKNGEHDGIGYLIDTAETADSANGRRVLLSTLPDLVADHFRLQWPRTKATISAIA from the coding sequence ATGGCCACGCAACCCAAATTTTTCCAATTAGAACTCAACGAGATCAACTTCGACTTTATTCGACGCTATTGCGAGCGTGGAAAGCTGCCGACCCTGAACAAGCTGATAAGCAGCCATGGCATTACCGAGACCGTATCGGAATCCCGATATGAACACCTGGAACCATGGATCCAGTGGGTTACCGCGCACACGGGCCTGCCATTTGAGGAGCATGGGGTTTTCCGGCTGGGTGACATCGTAAATCGCGATTTAAATCAGGTTTGGGAGTGGCTCGAAGGCGAGGGTTTGCGCGTTGCAGCTGTCAGCCCCATGAATGCAAGCAACAAGACACGCGAGGCGGCCTTCTTTATCCCCGACCCATGGACCGAAACAGAGGTGACCGGGAGCTGGTTACTCGAGCGCGTGGCGTCTGCCGCAGGTGAAGCAGTCAATGAAAATGCCGGTGCAAAGCTCGGTGCCGGCACCGTATTTTCGCTAATTCTCGCTGTCGCACGTTATTGCGGCCCGCGCGTTCAAGCGCGTCTCGCAAGCTATGCTCTTAATGCCTTGCGGGGGAGAAAGTGGGCGCTGGCGCTCGTTCTGGATGAATTGCTGACCGCGATCACGCTTTCCGAAACGAAGGCCACGCGGCCTGACTATGTGACGCTATTCTTGAACGGTGGTGCTCATATTCAGCACCACTACATGTTCAATGCGGAGGTTTATGAAGGACCGCACCGCAACCCCGATTGGTTGCTGTCACCCCAAGACGATCCCCTTCTTGCGGTCTATAGCCAGTACGACCGATTTGTAGCGCAGATACTGAAAGCTCTCCCCGATTATCGGTTGGTCATTGCGACGGGACTACATCAGAATCCTTATCCCGAAGAATGTTATTACTGGCGCCTTGCGGACCACGGGAAGTTTCTTTCCCGCATCGGATGTGAAAATTTCACCGTTCAACCCCGCATGTCGCGCGATTTTCTGGTCGAAGCGGGGTCGGCTGATAATGCCGTAGTGATCCAGAGGCGACTTGAGATGGCGGTGGGTGATGACGGCCTCCGACTGTTCGATGTCGATAATCGGGGCGACAGCCTGTTCGTGATGCTCACCTATCCCAAGGACATACCAATCGGCTTTGGTTTTGCGGTCGGGAACGAACATTTCCCAGACCTTCGCCGCATGGTGAATTTCGTCGCGATCAAGAACGGCGAGCACGACGGCATCGGATATCTGATAGACACTGCCGAAACGGCGGACAGTGCTAATGGAAGGCGTGTCCTACTGAGCACTTTACCGGACCTGGTCGCTGACCATTTCCGCCTTCAGTGGCCGCGAACAAAAGCTACCATAAGCGCCATTGCCTAG
- a CDS encoding glycosyltransferase family 4 protein, with amino-acid sequence MSQHIDDPGNTPIAVLSSYAESLYNFRGDLIRSLVERGHPVYALAPDFDSVKKGRVEALGATPVDIPLERNGLNILRDLRTIWSLYRFFRTHRPRIFFGYFMKPVIYGTIAAWLARVPRRVAMVAGLGFVFINAEQHPSLKARLLRCAVKALYAVAFRCADKVIFQNRDDLSLMLDGGVVPPERVALVHGSGVNLNHFRPALPRRGGRPVTFVWTGRLLREKGVLELVEATRALRDDGLDLNVILVGGIDGNPGSLQEFEVRQWHDEGIVHWVDKVDDVRPYLQGADVFVLPSYREGLPRSTQEAMATGLAVITTDVPGCRETVIDGLNGMLVPVRSAVALAAAMRRYLNEPSLAAQHGEASLDRVRSKFDVEVINQAMRNILVGSEVVAPRNDERSLDV; translated from the coding sequence GTGTCACAGCATATCGATGATCCCGGCAACACTCCGATTGCTGTGCTATCCAGCTACGCAGAATCGCTCTACAATTTTCGGGGCGACCTGATCCGGTCATTGGTTGAGCGCGGTCATCCTGTATACGCGCTGGCCCCTGATTTTGATTCGGTCAAGAAGGGCCGGGTAGAGGCGCTAGGCGCCACGCCCGTTGATATCCCTCTTGAGCGCAACGGGCTGAACATACTGCGCGATTTGAGAACGATTTGGTCCCTCTACCGTTTCTTTCGCACGCACCGGCCGCGTATCTTCTTTGGCTATTTCATGAAGCCGGTGATCTACGGGACGATCGCGGCTTGGCTGGCGCGAGTGCCCCGTCGCGTCGCGATGGTGGCAGGTTTGGGATTTGTCTTTATCAATGCCGAGCAGCACCCCTCCCTCAAAGCGCGATTGCTCCGCTGCGCGGTGAAAGCTTTATATGCGGTGGCGTTTCGCTGCGCCGACAAAGTGATCTTTCAAAATCGCGATGATCTTTCGCTCATGCTCGATGGCGGGGTGGTGCCGCCTGAGCGGGTGGCGCTCGTGCACGGCAGCGGAGTAAATCTAAATCACTTTCGCCCCGCTCTTCCTCGACGAGGCGGGCGGCCTGTCACGTTTGTTTGGACGGGGCGATTGCTGCGTGAGAAAGGGGTGCTCGAATTGGTCGAAGCCACACGTGCCCTTCGCGACGACGGGTTGGACCTGAATGTGATCCTGGTCGGCGGCATCGATGGTAATCCCGGATCACTTCAGGAATTCGAAGTGCGACAGTGGCATGACGAAGGGATCGTGCACTGGGTCGACAAGGTGGACGATGTCCGCCCCTATTTGCAGGGTGCGGACGTTTTCGTTCTGCCATCTTACCGCGAAGGCCTGCCGCGCAGTACGCAAGAAGCGATGGCGACAGGTCTCGCGGTTATCACCACGGATGTTCCCGGCTGCCGCGAAACGGTAATTGATGGCTTGAATGGCATGCTGGTCCCTGTCCGGTCGGCTGTCGCGCTCGCGGCGGCGATGCGCCGATATCTGAACGAGCCTTCCCTCGCTGCTCAGCATGGAGAGGCTAGTCTTGACCGGGTTCGGTCAAAATTTGATGTGGAAGTTATCAACCAGGCGATGCGGAACATATTAGTTGGTTCAGAAGTTGTAGCGCCGCGGAATGACGAGCGCTCCCTGGATGTCTAA
- a CDS encoding sugar transferase — MTDMVLSIAILPFLIVPLAITALAIRIDSPGSIFFRQERIGYRGRPFHVLKFRTMAEKKSRSGDVDLVNDAITKDDDVRITRLGRFLRQTRIDELPQIYNILRGDMSWIGPRPEARPLSEWYEKEIPFYSYRHIVRPGITGWAQVNQGHVAGISEVHDKLRFDFYYIKNFSMWLDLVILFKTVLVVIRGSGAK; from the coding sequence CTGACCGACATGGTTCTCAGCATAGCGATTTTACCTTTTTTGATAGTCCCGCTCGCGATCACGGCTTTGGCGATCCGGATCGATTCTCCGGGTTCTATTTTCTTCCGCCAAGAACGTATCGGCTATCGTGGCCGTCCTTTTCACGTCCTTAAATTTCGCACGATGGCTGAGAAGAAATCGAGATCGGGCGATGTTGATCTCGTCAACGATGCGATCACGAAAGATGATGACGTTCGAATAACGCGCCTAGGTCGCTTTCTCCGTCAGACGCGGATCGATGAATTGCCGCAGATCTATAATATTCTTCGTGGAGACATGAGTTGGATCGGTCCCCGCCCGGAGGCGCGTCCGCTCTCCGAATGGTATGAAAAGGAAATCCCCTTTTATTCCTACCGTCACATCGTACGGCCGGGCATCACCGGGTGGGCGCAAGTTAATCAAGGGCATGTGGCCGGCATAAGCGAGGTCCACGACAAATTGCGCTTTGATTTTTATTACATCAAGAATTTCTCGATGTGGCTCGACCTGGTTATCTTGTTCAAGACTGTCCTCGTCGTAATCAGGGGAAGCGGGGCGAAGTAA
- a CDS encoding ABC transporter ATP-binding protein yields MTELTARELTLADRLADADFRLSPGELVVIVGPNGSGKSSLMRLLAGQTRPDKGSVLLGAHEIARLSPIERARRLAYLPQRAEVAWPISVADMVALGRFAFGGAEVARGAGEAARWLDEVGCAHLASRSTATLSGGELALVALARVFAAEAPLLLLDEPAAALDPRRQIDVMTRLVARSRAGQGVAAVLHDLNLAAQFADRIVWMRNGRIAAETSEGEEIAERAFEIFDVSVHVEPDLGGGVAGLSVRRNRA; encoded by the coding sequence ATGACTGAGCTTACAGCGCGGGAACTGACGCTCGCCGACCGGCTCGCGGATGCGGATTTTCGCCTGTCGCCGGGCGAACTCGTCGTCATCGTGGGGCCTAATGGTTCGGGAAAGAGCAGCCTGATGCGCCTCCTCGCAGGCCAGACCAGGCCGGATAAGGGATCGGTCCTACTCGGCGCGCACGAAATCGCACGCCTCAGCCCCATCGAGCGAGCGCGCCGCCTTGCCTACCTCCCGCAGCGCGCCGAGGTTGCGTGGCCGATCTCGGTCGCCGACATGGTGGCGCTCGGACGCTTCGCCTTTGGCGGGGCCGAAGTCGCACGCGGCGCCGGCGAAGCCGCGCGCTGGCTCGATGAAGTCGGCTGCGCGCACCTCGCCAGCCGTTCAACCGCCACCCTTTCTGGCGGCGAACTCGCGCTCGTCGCGCTCGCGCGGGTCTTTGCGGCTGAAGCGCCGCTCCTACTCCTCGACGAACCGGCCGCCGCGCTCGATCCGCGCCGCCAGATCGACGTCATGACACGGCTGGTGGCGCGGAGCCGCGCGGGCCAGGGCGTTGCGGCCGTCCTTCACGACCTCAATCTGGCAGCGCAGTTTGCCGACAGGATCGTCTGGATGAGGAATGGACGCATCGCCGCCGAAACCAGCGAGGGTGAAGAAATCGCCGAGCGAGCCTTCGAGATTTTTGACGTCTCGGTCCACGTTGAGCCCGATCTGGGCGGCGGCGTTGCGGGACTTTCGGTTCGTCGCAACCGGGCGTGA
- a CDS encoding FecCD family ABC transporter permease, whose translation MTRVNLLLAALLLLTATLAVMAGARGFSPALLADWLSGRDPAAAIILFDIRMPRILAAASVGAALGLCGAGLQALTRNPLAEPGILGVSAAATLGATLALYFGLAAAWSWALPLGAIGGAGLVTALLASAAVRTRGMATLILIGVGLSSLAGAAMALILNFAPNPFSLSDLVNWTLGSVANRSLTDLGLALPFMVAGAAMLLTQRRSLSLLAIGEEAASAHGLDFRRTQIAVVVGTGLASGASVALAGAVGFVGIVAPHVVRPWVGHDPGRALIPAALAGAAMLIVADMLVRLLPTDTELRLGVVAALAGAPIFLLIALRRGTVRHD comes from the coding sequence ATGACCCGGGTCAACCTCCTGCTCGCAGCGCTGCTGCTGCTCACCGCTACGCTTGCCGTGATGGCCGGCGCGCGCGGCTTTTCGCCCGCGCTGCTTGCCGACTGGCTGAGCGGGCGCGACCCAGCAGCAGCGATCATTTTGTTCGACATCCGCATGCCCCGGATATTGGCTGCCGCCTCGGTTGGCGCGGCGCTTGGTCTATGCGGCGCGGGCCTGCAGGCGCTGACGCGCAATCCGCTCGCCGAGCCTGGCATCCTGGGCGTCTCGGCCGCGGCGACGCTCGGCGCCACGCTGGCGCTTTATTTCGGGCTCGCCGCGGCCTGGTCCTGGGCCTTGCCGCTCGGCGCGATCGGCGGCGCGGGCCTGGTCACCGCGCTCCTCGCCTCGGCCGCCGTGCGCACGCGCGGAATGGCGACGCTGATCCTCATCGGGGTTGGCCTCTCAAGCCTTGCCGGCGCGGCGATGGCCCTCATCCTCAACTTCGCGCCCAATCCCTTCTCGCTTTCCGATCTCGTCAATTGGACATTGGGGTCGGTCGCCAACCGCTCGCTCACCGATCTCGGTCTCGCCCTTCCCTTCATGGTTGCGGGCGCTGCGATGCTTCTGACCCAGCGCAGGAGCCTGTCCTTGCTCGCAATCGGGGAGGAGGCGGCGAGCGCGCACGGGCTCGATTTCCGGCGCACCCAGATCGCTGTCGTGGTCGGCACCGGACTTGCATCCGGCGCCTCGGTGGCGCTTGCAGGCGCGGTGGGTTTCGTCGGCATCGTCGCGCCGCATGTCGTCAGGCCCTGGGTTGGCCATGATCCGGGGCGCGCGCTCATCCCGGCTGCACTTGCTGGCGCCGCGATGCTCATTGTCGCCGACATGCTCGTCCGGCTGCTTCCGACCGATACCGAGCTGCGCCTCGGCGTGGTCGCGGCGCTGGCTGGAGCGCCGATCTTTCTCTTGATCGCGCTGCGCCGCGGGACGGTCCGCCATGACTGA
- a CDS encoding ABC transporter substrate-binding protein has translation MQRVAALAVLAVLAGCQSRAPLPAPHGAASIDFCADQMVLGLLPRHQIRAVSFEVDSDTSFAAPRAAGLVRLRPQLEDIARLRPAVVVRSYGGDARLDRQLAAMGIKVVQLGFPASLAESRADMLRVGRELGAEREARARATGFERELAAARRTPAKGTALYVTPGDVTTGPGSLVAEVIEAAGYTPYRTAPGWGSLPVEDMVRRPPDAVFRAFFDSPRYQQDHWTSSRHPVVAQATQGVREAEVPGAWLACGNWLMGHAVTELAKAK, from the coding sequence ATGCAGCGCGTGGCGGCCCTGGCGGTGCTGGCAGTCCTTGCGGGCTGCCAGAGCCGCGCGCCGCTGCCTGCGCCCCATGGCGCCGCGAGCATCGATTTCTGCGCCGACCAGATGGTGCTCGGGCTGCTGCCCCGGCACCAGATCCGCGCCGTATCGTTCGAGGTCGACAGCGACACGAGCTTTGCAGCGCCGCGCGCGGCGGGCCTCGTGCGCCTGAGGCCACAGCTGGAGGATATCGCGCGCCTTCGGCCCGCGGTCGTCGTGCGCAGCTATGGCGGCGACGCGCGGCTCGACCGGCAGCTCGCCGCGATGGGAATCAAGGTCGTGCAGCTCGGCTTTCCGGCCTCGCTTGCCGAAAGCCGCGCCGACATGCTCCGTGTCGGGCGGGAACTGGGAGCCGAAAGAGAAGCGCGCGCCCGCGCTACGGGCTTCGAGCGCGAGCTCGCGGCCGCGCGCCGTACCCCGGCCAAGGGTACTGCGCTCTATGTCACACCCGGCGATGTGACCACGGGGCCCGGATCGCTCGTCGCCGAAGTCATCGAGGCTGCCGGATACACACCCTATCGCACGGCCCCCGGCTGGGGAAGCCTGCCGGTCGAGGATATGGTACGGCGGCCGCCCGATGCGGTCTTTCGCGCCTTTTTCGACAGTCCGCGCTATCAGCAGGATCATTGGACATCCTCGCGCCATCCGGTTGTCGCGCAGGCGACGCAGGGTGTGCGCGAGGCCGAGGTGCCGGGCGCATGGCTCGCGTGCGGGAACTGGCTGATGGGACACGCCGTGACCGAATTGGCAAAGGCAAAATGA